The following are encoded together in the Kribbella sp. CA-293567 genome:
- a CDS encoding DUF262 domain-containing protein, whose amino-acid sequence MKADALSPRQLFDGKMHYEIPAFQRPYVWNEEDQWAPLWADVVRVAESRVAGGTQAAIPHHFLGAVVYESKPPVVGDVTRHMVIDGQQRTTTLQLMIDAAQAAIAERGHDLLAEDLEELILNKSSAFKGRPERFKLWPSRHDRAAFAQAMDPQAGWTGEHRILAAHEFFSAEARTWLTATPDADGKEPPGTEAERAEALSATLQDGLFLVAINLAGHDDAQLIFETLNDRGTPLLKADLIKNWIFQHGERVGVDIERWPETHWGDFDDDWWRAEINQGRHSRSRIDIFLQYWLTMRLSDEVKTEHVFRVFTEYAAPLMADATETERLLGELRKDADTYRAFVELDEQAAEGAFYSRVIETMELAATSPLLMWMLSENHQVPADQRAVGLNALESWVIRRTLLRLTMKDVNRMMVAILKLLDRSTVATAGDTVRSFLASQTADARVWPTDDAMKADLPTVRLYGNVRQARLRTVLGAVEQMLRTERHEAVGLPPKLEIEHVMPQKWHTYWDPEPKLTPEQAAAREKRINTLGNLTLVTRRLNGSLSHRPWTDREADGLKAGGDANFGKRSLLDKYSLLVLSNDLIRNHVSAWTDAAIDARSVELTEYICDVWPGPPAGVAPIDLTVEVVGSPIGAALQVVSWDDTDLADFAASSTGLTLDFLDHVAVAKPGVLFTGADLEDQGYVVDQISGISGAIARKTYQTYRRSNPPIEFIKADGRWHYRMRTELADRWRAIRNLATPSETVESLPNSQPAAPMWVVHTGKYEPLWRWLRDCEKGEVHLTFSKVEQILGFSLPNSSRDHPPHWYSYEGSAVARAIIDAGWKATHVQLSAETVTLVRSS is encoded by the coding sequence ATGAAAGCCGATGCACTTAGCCCGCGGCAACTGTTCGACGGAAAAATGCACTACGAAATTCCCGCGTTCCAACGTCCATATGTGTGGAACGAAGAAGACCAGTGGGCGCCTCTGTGGGCCGACGTAGTCCGAGTCGCAGAGAGTCGGGTGGCAGGCGGCACCCAGGCAGCGATACCTCATCATTTTCTGGGCGCAGTCGTCTACGAGTCGAAGCCGCCAGTAGTCGGCGACGTCACCCGACACATGGTTATCGACGGCCAGCAACGCACGACTACCCTCCAATTGATGATTGACGCAGCTCAGGCAGCCATCGCTGAGCGTGGACACGACCTGCTGGCAGAGGACTTGGAGGAGTTGATCCTCAACAAGTCTTCGGCGTTCAAAGGTCGCCCCGAACGCTTCAAGCTTTGGCCATCTCGTCATGACCGCGCGGCGTTCGCGCAGGCCATGGACCCTCAGGCAGGCTGGACGGGCGAACACCGAATCTTGGCGGCCCACGAATTCTTCAGTGCCGAAGCCCGCACCTGGTTGACTGCCACGCCTGATGCCGACGGCAAGGAACCACCTGGCACAGAAGCCGAGCGAGCTGAGGCGTTGTCAGCGACGCTCCAGGACGGATTGTTCCTAGTCGCGATCAACCTGGCCGGCCACGACGATGCGCAGCTGATTTTCGAGACCCTGAACGATCGCGGTACGCCCCTGCTGAAGGCCGACCTGATCAAGAACTGGATATTCCAGCACGGCGAGAGGGTCGGGGTAGACATCGAGCGGTGGCCCGAGACCCATTGGGGCGACTTCGATGACGACTGGTGGCGGGCCGAGATCAACCAGGGCCGCCACTCGCGATCTCGCATCGACATCTTCCTGCAGTACTGGCTCACAATGCGCCTGTCCGATGAGGTCAAGACCGAGCACGTGTTTCGAGTCTTCACCGAGTACGCGGCTCCTCTTATGGCCGACGCTACCGAGACCGAGCGATTGCTTGGCGAGCTACGGAAGGACGCCGACACATACCGTGCATTCGTCGAACTCGACGAGCAGGCGGCTGAGGGAGCCTTCTACAGCCGTGTAATCGAGACAATGGAGCTGGCCGCGACCAGTCCGCTACTCATGTGGATGTTGTCAGAGAACCACCAAGTACCAGCCGACCAGCGTGCTGTCGGCCTCAACGCACTCGAGAGCTGGGTCATCCGCCGTACCCTCCTTCGGTTGACCATGAAAGACGTCAACCGCATGATGGTCGCAATTCTGAAGTTGCTAGACAGGAGCACGGTCGCAACCGCCGGCGACACGGTCCGGAGCTTCCTTGCCTCGCAGACCGCCGACGCCCGAGTCTGGCCAACCGATGACGCCATGAAGGCTGACTTGCCGACAGTTCGGCTGTATGGAAACGTTCGGCAGGCGCGGCTAAGAACCGTCCTCGGGGCGGTGGAGCAGATGCTTCGAACCGAACGGCACGAGGCAGTTGGCCTACCTCCGAAGTTGGAAATCGAACATGTGATGCCCCAGAAGTGGCACACGTACTGGGATCCCGAGCCCAAGCTCACGCCGGAGCAGGCGGCCGCTCGGGAGAAGCGGATCAACACTCTGGGAAACCTCACCTTGGTTACCAGAAGGCTGAACGGCTCGCTGTCGCACCGCCCCTGGACGGACAGGGAAGCTGATGGGCTCAAAGCCGGAGGCGACGCTAACTTTGGGAAGCGCAGTCTCCTCGACAAGTACAGCTTGCTCGTCTTGTCGAATGACCTCATCCGTAATCACGTCAGCGCTTGGACTGACGCAGCCATCGACGCTCGGTCCGTTGAACTGACGGAGTACATCTGCGACGTATGGCCTGGTCCCCCAGCTGGTGTTGCGCCGATCGATCTTACGGTCGAGGTTGTGGGCTCGCCCATCGGCGCGGCGCTGCAGGTGGTGTCGTGGGACGACACCGATCTCGCCGATTTCGCCGCATCCTCAACTGGCCTGACTCTCGACTTCCTTGACCACGTCGCCGTGGCCAAGCCTGGTGTGCTGTTCACCGGTGCTGATCTGGAAGATCAGGGCTATGTCGTCGACCAGATCTCTGGCATCAGTGGAGCGATAGCGCGCAAGACCTATCAGACCTATCGCAGATCGAACCCGCCGATTGAGTTCATCAAGGCCGATGGGCGATGGCACTATCGGATGCGAACCGAGCTCGCCGACCGGTGGCGGGCAATCCGGAATCTCGCCACGCCATCTGAGACCGTTGAGTCACTGCCGAACTCACAGCCAGCTGCTCCAATGTGGGTGGTACACACGGGGAAGTATGAGCCTCTGTGGCGCTGGCTCCGCGACTGCGAGAAAGGCGAAGTCCATCTGACGTTTTCGAAGGTCGAGCAGATCCTGGGGTTCTCCTTGCCCAACTCGAGCCGAGATCACCCACCCCACTGGTACAGCTACGAAGGCAGCGCCGTCGCCCGCGCAATCATCGACGCCGGCTGGAAAGCCACGCATGTCCAGCTATCCGCAGAGACGGTGACCTTGGTTCGCAGCAGCTAG